A single window of Sebastes umbrosus isolate fSebUmb1 chromosome 16, fSebUmb1.pri, whole genome shotgun sequence DNA harbors:
- the LOC119474523 gene encoding CD209 antigen-like gives MISNDDCSTDTLHHNTRNNGSTRMVRVGSRSLPLYPCVIVCLGLLNTILMLTAIVIGVYCGKGSEESAPHQITAQALIIEVRQLQIMQTEAIKAQEEAKQALEEELRSHQQLKLQLEQNKTLSDSIQKQLETLDVERARLQSDSSDILESCGRCQSGWLLFNTSCYFHATPASGPLKNWADSRADCVRRGGNLAVIDSLEEQINLFEYLPKQDSSIRPWWKISGGIWIGLSDIHTEGKWVWLNNVTLQDGGYWIQGEPNNHGEVGEDCAAVLNIANPRATWFDANCQENKERLCEMDPN, from the exons ATGATTTCAAATGATGATTGCAGCACAGATACACTACACCATAACACGAGAAATAATG GATCTACGCGCATGGTCAGAGTTGGGTCCAGAAGTCTTCCACTGTATCCATGTGTGATCGTGTGTTTAGGACTGCTAAACACTATTCTGATGTTAACTGCTATTGTTATTGGGGTTTACT GTGGCAAAGGCAGTGAGGAATCCGCTCCACACCAAATAACAGCACAAGCGCTCATCATAGAGGTGAGGCAACTTCAGATAATGCAGACTGAAGCGATTAAAGCTCAAGAAGAGGCCAAACAAGCATTAGAGGAAGAGCTCAGGAGCCATCAGCAACTAAAACTGCAGTTAGAGCAGAACAAGACCCTCAGCGACAGCATTCAGAAGCAGCTTGAGACACTAGATGTGGAGAGAGCAAGACTGCAGTCCGATTCATCTGATATAC TGGAAAGTTGTGGACGGTGCCAGTCAGGATGGCTTTTATTCAACACATCGTGCTACTTCCATGCTACACCAGCATCCGGTCCCTTAAAGAACTGGGCAGACAGCAGGGCGGACTGTGTCAGGCGTGGAGGCAATCTGGCTGTGATTGATAGCTTGGAGGAGCAG ATCAACCTTTTTGAGTACCTACCTAAACAGGATTCAAGCATTCGACCTTGGTGGAAAATTTCAGGGGGCATTTGGATTGGCCTTTCAGATATTCACACAGAGGGCAAATGGGTGTGGTTAAATAATGTGACTCTGCAAGATGGAGG GTACTGGATACAAGGGGAGCCAAACAACCATGGAGAAGTGGGTGAGGACTGTGCAGCTGTCTTGAACATTGCCAACCCTAGGGCAACGTGGTTTGATGCAAACTGCCAAGAAAACAAGGAACGGTTATGTGAAATGGACCCCAACTAG
- the LOC119504301 gene encoding homeodomain-interacting protein kinase 1-like: protein MSSSSSTLMRNDILCSKSTRYTVLDLHGAGSYGKVAKCVNLKTNRLVAIKIHNWSKNYAKEVAMLKAVRVLDPEKKNIVRFIENFTFKRLSCLAFEMLDKSLWELMQERNYMPLTLNEIRPVVYQLLVAFEALKSIGIVHADLKPDNIMLVNHRNKPFKVKLIDFGLACPVSKLQDGVTIQIESHRAPEVTLGLPLSEAVDMWGMGCVMSFMYFGVNLFRGKSAYRRMKAMVHMLGQPEDHLLDAGKNTWQYFSREEGSSGPRWRLKTPLEYKDATGDKARVAWEFFDTARNLEDAVQNFPEKTDALEFEDRMEFLSLLKSCLHLDAGKRDTPREALLHKFVTLAHLVDEDTSSYADQAFDYMNMSNLQSVEKSDQTSNSSDGISGTDSSSDEEPDPRALKIYLKKERCEDADADTSSGEDDIESATSGSCYGHYSTPSFSEGEIPAGLKSESSSSTVSDEDDIESDSSGSCDGDSSLTSFSEGEESVAATYDDNTDTGFVPVVCNTNDDGASATSTGGAAASITSEDGAAAAIGPDDVKKKKKRNVFQRTRKFFSRVEARVRSIFKCHN, encoded by the exons ATGTCTTCCTCATCTTCCACACTGATGAGGAATGATATACTCTGCAGCAAGTCCACCCGCTACACAGTATTGGACCTTCATGGAGCAGGAAGCTATGGCAAAGTTGCCAAGTGTGTCAACTTGAAAACTAACAG GTTGGTGGCAATTAAAATCCACAATTGGAGTAAAAATTATGCCAAGGAAGTGGCAATGCTGAAGGCAGTCAGGGTTCTCGACCCAGAGAAAAAGAACATAGTGAGATTCATAGAAAATTTCACGTTCAAGCGACTCTCCTGCCTGGCCTTCGAGATGTTGGACAAGAGCCTCTGGGAGCTGATGCAAGAGAGGAACTACATGCCACTGACGCTTAATGAAATTCGCCCCGTGGTCTACCAGCTTCTCGTAGCATTTGAAGCCCTGAAGAGTATTGGCATTGTTCACGCAGACTTGAAACCTGACAACATAATGCTTGTTAATCACAGGAACAAGCCCTTCAAGGTGAAGCTAATCGACTTTGGTCTGGCCTGTCCAGTGAGCAAACTGCAGGATGGGGTAACCATACAGATTGAGTCACACAGGGCTCCAGAGGTGACCTTAGGCCTCCCCTTGTCTGAAGCTGTTGACATGTGGGGAATGGGATGCGTCATGTCGTTCATGTACTTTGGCGTCAACCTCTTCCGTGGAAAATCTGCATATCGTAGGATGAAAGCTATGGTGCACATGCTGGGTCAGCCAGAGGACCACCTGCTGGATGCTGGTAAAAACACCTGGCAGTATTTCAGCAGGGAGGAGGGCTCCAGCGGTCCACGGTGGAGACTAAAGACGCCACTGGAGTACAAGGACGCAACTGGTGACAAAGCCCGTGTTGCATGGGAATTTTTCGACACAGCCAGGAATTTGGAGGATGCAGTGCAGAATTTCCCAGAGAAAACGGACGCTCTTGAGTTTGAAGATAGGATGGAATTTTTAAGCCTCCTAAAATCCTGTCTGCATCTGGATGCTGGAAAGAGAGACACACCCAGGGAAGCCCTACTACACAAATTTGTTACATTGGCTCACCTGGTAGATGAAGACACCAGCTCATATGCAGACCAGGCCTTTGACTACATGAATATGTCCAATTTGCAAAGCGTAGAGAAATCTGACCAGACCTCAAACTCAAGTGATGGAATCTCAGGCACTGATAGCTCCAGCGATGAAGAGCCAGACCCCAGGGCTCTCAAGATTTACTTAAAGAAAGAGCGATGTGAGGATGCAGATGCTGACACTTCCAGCGGTGAAGATGATATTGAGTCTGCCACCAGTGGCTCCTGTTATGGACACTATTCTACGCCAAGTTTCAGCGAGGGAGAAATTCCAGCTGGCTTAAAGAGTGAATCATCCTCTTCTACTgtcagtgatgaagatgatATCGAGTCAGACTCCAGTGGCTCCTGTGATGGCGACTCATCTCTTACAAGTTTCAGCGAAGGAGAAGAGTCTGTTGCTGCTACCTATGATGACAATACAGACACTGGTTTTGTGCCAGTTGTCTGTAACACCAATGATGACGGAGCTTCGGCTACCTCAACTGGTGGAGCGGCAGCCTCCATTACTTCAGAAGACGGAGCTGCCGCCGCCATTGGACCTGATGAtgtcaagaaaaagaaaaaaaggaatgtGTTTCAGAGGACCCGCAAATTTTTCAGTAGGGTGGAGGCAAGAGTTCGGTCCATCTTTAAATGTCACAACTAG
- the LOC119504313 gene encoding low affinity immunoglobulin epsilon Fc receptor-like, with the protein MENPQRSTDDGQKRSFTTKFSQVFFNTGGHFRYKMFGQGGDGCNRLVLLCLGLLNIVLLIFAVVIGINCAKVTEGSLQASHSAATQLINDLNYLRSNYSDVIKAEEEAKNALERALKNHAQIKVQIEKQKTINDNYHRQFEALRTEQISLQSNISALEGSCGICLSGWIHLNSSCYFFSSTESSNTRKNWHDSRADCIRRGADLVVIDNQEEQKFVSLTIEPMEDGYVWDGYWIGLTDTEIEGQWVWINNVTEVEQKYWRDGEPNDRGYQGEDCGVTVYNSDNPWQTRIDAGCYRHKKHWICEM; encoded by the exons aTGGAGAATCCACAAAGAAGCACAGATGATGGGCAGAAAAGATCATTTACAACAAAGTTTTCTCAAGTTTTCTTCAACACTGGTGGACATTTTCGCTACAAAATGTTTGGACAAG GTGGAGATGGATGCAACCGACTGGTTTTACTCTGCTTGGGTCTTCTCAATATTGTTCTGCTGATATTTGCGGTTGTTATTGGGATTAACT GTGCCAAAGTCACTGAGGGTTCCCTCCAGGCTTCACACTCAGCTGCAACACAGCTCATCAATGATCTCAACTATCTCCGCAGCAACTACAGCGATGTGATCAAAGCCGAAGAGGAGGCCAAGAACGCGTTAGAGAGAGCGCTCAAAAACCATGCACAAATAAAGGTGCAAATTGAGAAGCAGAAGACCATCAATGACAATTATCACAGACAGTTTGAGGCACTGCGAACAGAGCAGATAAGTCTGCAGTCCAACATATCGGCTTTGG AGGGAAGCTGTGGTATATGCCTCTCCGGATGGATTCATCTCAACTCATCCTGCTATTTCTTTTCTTCCACTGAGTCCTCTAATACGCGAAAGAACTGGCACGATAGCAGAGCAGACTGTATCAGACGTGGAGCCGACCTGGTTGTGATTGATAACCAGGAGGAGCAG AAATTTGTGAGTCTCACCATTGAACCAATGGAAGACGGCTATGTGTGGGATGGATACTGGATTGGTCTCACTGACACAGAGATAGAGGGGCAATGGGTCTGGATTAATAATGTCACCGAGGTGGAACAAAA GTACTGGAGAGATGGAGAACCAAATGACCGTGGATACCAGGGAGAAGACTGTGGTGTTACAGTTTATAACTCCGATAATCCCTGGCAGACCCGTATTGACGCCGGTTGCTACCGGCACAAAAAGCATTGGATATGTGAAATGTAG
- the LOC119504234 gene encoding C-type lectin domain family 12 member B-like isoform X5: MENPQRSTDDGQKRSFTTKFSQVFFNTGGHFRYKMFGQGGDGCNRLVLLCLGLLNIVLLIFAVVIGINCAKVTEGSLQASHSAATQLINDLNYLRSNYSDVIKAEEEAKNALERALKNHAQIKVQIEKQKTINDNYHRQFEALRTEQISLQSNISALEGSCGICLSGWIHLNSSCYFFSSTESSNTRKNWHDSRADCIRRGADLVVIDNQEEQVLERWRTK; the protein is encoded by the exons aTGGAGAATCCACAAAGAAGCACAGATGATGGGCAGAAAAGATCATTTACAACAAAGTTTTCTCAAGTTTTCTTCAACACTGGTGGACATTTTCGCTACAAAATGTTTGGACAAG GTGGAGATGGATGCAACCGACTGGTTTTACTCTGCTTGGGTCTTCTCAATATTGTTCTGCTGATATTTGCGGTTGTTATTGGGATTAACT GTGCCAAAGTCACTGAGGGTTCCCTCCAGGCTTCACACTCAGCTGCAACACAGCTCATCAATGATCTCAACTATCTCCGCAGCAACTACAGCGATGTGATCAAAGCCGAAGAGGAGGCCAAGAACGCGTTAGAGAGAGCGCTCAAAAACCATGCACAAATAAAGGTGCAAATTGAGAAGCAGAAGACCATCAATGACAATTATCACAGACAGTTTGAGGCACTGCGAACAGAGCAGATAAGTCTGCAGTCCAACATATCGGCTTTGG AGGGAAGCTGTGGTATATGCCTCTCCGGATGGATTCATCTCAACTCATCCTGCTATTTCTTTTCTTCCACTGAGTCCTCTAATACGCGAAAGAACTGGCACGATAGCAGAGCAGACTGTATCAGACGTGGAGCCGACCTGGTTGTGATCGATAACCAGGAGGAGCAG GTACTGGAGAGATGGAGAACCAAATGA
- the LOC119504234 gene encoding low affinity immunoglobulin epsilon Fc receptor-like isoform X1, with protein sequence MENPQRSTDDGQKRSFTTKFSQVFFNTGGHFRYKMFGQGGDGCNRLVLLCLGLLNIVLLIFAVVIGINCAKVTEGSLQASHSAATQLINDLNYLRSNYSDVIKAEEEAKNALERALKNHAQIKVQIEKQKTINDNYHRQFEALRTEQISLQSNISALEGSCGICLSGWIHLNSSCYFFSSTESSNTRKNWHDSRADCIRRGADLVVIDNQEEQKFVSLTIEPMEDGYVWDGYWIGLTDTEIEGQWVWINNVTEVEQKYWRDGEPNDRGYQGEDCGITVYNSDNPWQTRIDAGCYRHKKHWICEM encoded by the exons aTGGAGAATCCACAAAGAAGCACAGATGATGGGCAGAAAAGATCATTTACAACAAAGTTTTCTCAAGTTTTCTTCAACACTGGTGGACATTTTCGCTACAAAATGTTTGGACAAG GTGGAGATGGATGCAACCGACTGGTTTTACTCTGCTTGGGTCTTCTCAATATTGTTCTGCTGATATTTGCGGTTGTTATTGGGATTAACT GTGCCAAAGTCACTGAGGGTTCCCTCCAGGCTTCACACTCAGCTGCAACACAGCTCATCAATGATCTCAACTATCTCCGCAGCAACTACAGCGATGTGATCAAAGCCGAAGAGGAGGCCAAGAACGCGTTAGAGAGAGCGCTCAAAAACCATGCACAAATAAAGGTGCAAATTGAGAAGCAGAAGACCATCAATGACAATTATCACAGACAGTTTGAGGCACTGCGAACAGAGCAGATAAGTCTGCAGTCCAACATATCGGCTTTGG AGGGAAGCTGTGGTATATGCCTCTCCGGATGGATTCATCTCAACTCATCCTGCTATTTCTTTTCTTCCACTGAGTCCTCTAATACGCGAAAGAACTGGCACGATAGCAGAGCAGACTGTATCAGACGTGGAGCCGACCTGGTTGTGATCGATAACCAGGAGGAGCAG AAATTTGTGAGTCTCACCATTGAACCAATGGAAGACGGCTATGTGTGGGATGGATACTGGATTGGTCTCACTGACACAGAGATAGAGGGGCAATGGGTCTGGATTAATAATGTCACCGAGGTGGAACAAAA GTACTGGAGAGATGGAGAACCAAATGACCGTGGATACCAGGGAGAAGACTGTGGTATTACAGTTTATAACTCCGATAATCCCTGGCAGACCCGTATTGACGCTGGTTGCTACCGGCACAAAAAGCATTGGATATGTGAAATGTAG
- the LOC119504234 gene encoding C-type lectin domain family 12 member B-like isoform X4 → MENPQRSTDDGQKRSFTTKFSQVFFNTGGHFRYKMFGQGGDGCNRLVLLCLGLLNVVLLIFAVVIGINCAKVTEGSLQASHSAATQLINDLNYLRSNYSDVIKAEEEAKNALERALKNHAQIKVQIEKQKTINDNYHRQFEALRTEQISLQSNISALEGSCGICPSGWTHFNSSCYFFSSTESSTTKKNWYDSRADCIRRGADLVVIDNQEEQVLDGWRTK, encoded by the exons aTGGAGAATCCACAAAGAAGCACAGATGATGGGCAGAAAAGATCATTTACAACAAAGTTTTCTCAAGTTTTCTTCAACACTGGTGGACATTTTCGCTACAAAATGTTTGGACAAG GTGGAGATGGATGCAACCGACTGGTTTTACTCTGCTTGGGTCTTCTCAATGTTGTTCTGCTGATATTTGCGGTTGTTATTGGGATTAACT GTGCCAAAGTCACTGAGGGTTCCCTCCAGGCTTCACACTCAGCTGCAACACAGCTCATCAATGATCTCAACTATCTCCGCAGCAACTACAGCGATGTGATCAAAGCCGAAGAGGAGGCCAAGAACGCGTTAGAGAGAGCGCTCAAAAACCATGCACAAATAAAGGTGCAAATTGAGAAGCAGAAGACCATCAATGACAATTATCACAGACAGTTTGAGGCACTGCGAACAGAGCAGATAAGTCTGCAGTCCAACATATCGGCTTTGG AGGGAAGCTGTGGTATATGCCCCTCCGGATGGACTCATTTCAACTCATCCTGCTATTTCTTTTCTTCCACTGAGTCCTCTACTACTAAAAAGAACTGGTACGATAGCAGAGCAGACTGTATCAGACGTGGAGCCGACCTGGTTGTGATCGATAACCAGGAGGAGCAG gtactggatggatggagaacCAAATGA
- the LOC119504234 gene encoding asialoglycoprotein receptor 1-like isoform X2 — MENPQRSTDDGQKRSFTTKFSQVFFNTGGHFRYKMFGQGGDGCNRLVLLCLGLLNVVLLIFAVVIGINCAKVTEGSLQASHSAATQLINDLNYLRSNYSDVIKAEEEAKNALERALKNHAQIKVQIEKQKTINDNYHRQFEALRTEQISLQSNISALEGSCGICPSGWTHFNSSCYFFSSTESSTTKKNWYDSRADCIRRGADLVVIDNQEEQKFVSLTAEHTEGYRKKGYWIGLTDTEIEGQWVWINNVTEVEQKYWMDGEPNDHGYRGEDCGITVYSSDNPWKTRFDANCYRHREDWLCEM, encoded by the exons aTGGAGAATCCACAAAGAAGCACAGATGATGGGCAGAAAAGATCATTTACAACAAAGTTTTCTCAAGTTTTCTTCAACACTGGTGGACATTTTCGCTACAAAATGTTTGGACAAG GTGGAGATGGATGCAACCGACTGGTTTTACTCTGCTTGGGTCTTCTCAATGTTGTTCTGCTGATATTTGCGGTTGTTATTGGGATTAACT GTGCCAAAGTCACTGAGGGTTCCCTCCAGGCTTCACACTCAGCTGCAACACAGCTCATCAATGATCTCAACTATCTCCGCAGCAACTACAGCGATGTGATCAAAGCCGAAGAGGAGGCCAAGAACGCGTTAGAGAGAGCGCTCAAAAACCATGCACAAATAAAGGTGCAAATTGAGAAGCAGAAGACCATCAATGACAATTATCACAGACAGTTTGAGGCACTGCGAACAGAGCAGATAAGTCTGCAGTCCAACATATCGGCTTTGG AGGGAAGCTGTGGTATATGCCCCTCCGGATGGACTCATTTCAACTCATCCTGCTATTTCTTTTCTTCCACTGAGTCCTCTACTACTAAAAAGAACTGGTACGATAGCAGAGCAGACTGTATCAGACGTGGAGCCGACCTGGTTGTGATCGATAACCAGGAGGAGCAG AAATTTGTGAGTCTCACCGCTGAACATACTGAAGGCTATAGAAAGAAGGGATACTGGATTGGTCTCACTGACACAGAGATAGAGGGGCAATGGGTCTGGATTAATAATGTCACCGAGGTGGAACAAAA gtactggatggatggagaacCAAATGACCATGGATACCGGGGAGAAGACTGTGGTATTACAGTTTATAGCTCCGATAATCCCTGGAAGACCCGTTTTGATGCAAATTGCTACCGGCACAGAGAGGATTGGCTATGTGAAATGTAG
- the LOC119504234 gene encoding asialoglycoprotein receptor 1-like isoform X3: protein MENPQRSTDDGQKRSFTPKSSQVFFNTGGHFRSKIFGQGGDGCNRLVLLCLGLLNVVLLIFAVVIGINCAKVTEGSLQASHSAATQLINDLNYLRSNYSDVIKAEEEAKNALERALKNHAQIKVQIEKQKTINDNYHRQFEALRTEQISLQSNISALEGSCGICPSGWTHFNSSCYFFSSTESSTTKKNWYDSRADCIRRGADLVVIDNQEEQKFVSLTAEHTEGYRKKGYWIGLTDTEIEGQWVWINNVTEVEQKYWMDGEPNDHGYRGEDCGITVYSSDNPWKTRFDANCYRHREDWLCEM, encoded by the exons aTGGAGAATCCACAAAGAAGCACAGATGATGGGCAGAAAAGATCATTTACACCAAAGTCTTCTCAAGTTTTCTTCAACACTGGTGGACATTTTCGCTCCAAAATTTTTGGACAAG GTGGAGATGGATGCAACCGACTGGTTTTACTCTGCTTGGGTCTTCTCAATGTTGTTCTGCTGATATTTGCGGTTGTTATTGGGATTAACT GTGCCAAAGTCACTGAGGGTTCCCTCCAGGCTTCACACTCAGCTGCAACACAGCTCATCAATGATCTCAACTATCTCCGCAGCAACTACAGCGATGTGATCAAAGCCGAAGAGGAGGCCAAGAACGCGTTAGAGAGAGCGCTCAAAAACCATGCACAAATAAAGGTGCAAATTGAGAAGCAGAAGACCATCAATGACAATTATCACAGACAGTTTGAGGCACTGCGAACAGAGCAGATAAGTCTGCAGTCCAACATATCGGCTTTGG AGGGAAGCTGTGGTATATGCCCCTCCGGATGGACTCATTTCAACTCATCCTGCTATTTCTTTTCTTCCACTGAGTCCTCTACTACTAAAAAGAACTGGTACGATAGCAGAGCAGACTGTATCAGACGTGGAGCCGACCTGGTTGTGATCGATAACCAGGAGGAGCAG AAATTTGTGAGTCTCACCGCTGAACATACTGAAGGCTATAGAAAGAAGGGATACTGGATTGGTCTCACTGACACAGAGATAGAGGGGCAATGGGTCTGGATTAATAATGTCACCGAGGTGGAACAAAA gtactggatggatggagaacCAAATGACCATGGATACCGGGGAGAAGACTGTGGTATTACAGTTTATAGCTCCGATAATCCCTGGAAGACCCGTTTTGATGCAAATTGCTACCGGCACAGAGAGGATTGGCTATGTGAAATGTAG
- the LOC119504302 gene encoding asialoglycoprotein receptor 1-like isoform X1: protein MENPQRSTDDGQKRSFTPKSSQVFFNTGGHFHYKKFGQGGDGCNRLVLLCLGLLNVVLLIFAVVIGINCAKVTEGSLQASHSAATQLINDLNYLRSNYSDVIKAEEEAKNALERALKNHAQIKVQIEKQKTINDNYHRQFEALRTEQISLQSNISALEGSCGICPSGWTHFNSSCYFFSSTESSTTKKNWHDSRADCIRRGADLVVIDNQEEQKFVSLTIEPMEDGYAWKGYWIGLTDTEIEGQWVWINNVTEVEQKYWMDGEPNDRGYQGEDCGITVYNSDNPWQTRIDAGCYRHKKHWICEM, encoded by the exons aTGGAGAATCCACAAAGAAGCACAGATGATGGGCAGAAAAGATCATTTACACCAAAGTCTTCTCAAGTTTTCTTCAACACTGGTGGACATTTTCACTACAAAAAGTTTGGACAAG GTGGAGATGGATGCAACCGACTGGTTTTACTCTGCTTGGGTCTTCTCAATGTTGTTCTGCTGATATTTGCGGTTGTTATTGGGATTAACT GTGCCAAAGTCACTGAGGGTTCCCTCCAGGCTTCACACTCAGCTGCAACACAGCTCATCAATGATCTCAACTATCTCCGCAGCAACTACAGCGATGTGATCAAAGCCGAAGAGGAGGCCAAGAACGCGTTAGAGAGAGCGCTCAAAAACCATGCACAAATAAAAGTGCAAATTGAGAAGCAGAAGACCATCAATGACAATTATCACAGACAGTTTGAGGCACTGCGAACAGAGCAGATAAGTCTGCAGTCCAACATATCGGCTTTGG AGGGAAGCTGTGGTATATGCCCCTCCGGATGGACTCATTTCAACTCATCCTGCTATTTCTTTTCTTCCACTGAGTCCTCTACTACAAAAAAGAACTGGCACGATAGCAGAGCAGACTGTATCAGACGTGGAGCCGACCTGGTTGTGATCGATAACCAGGAGGAGCAG AAATTTGTGAGTCTCACCATTGAACCAATGGAAGACGGCTATGCGTGGAAGGGATACTGGATTGGTCTCACTGACACAGAGATAGAGGGGCAATGGGTCTGGATTAATAATGTCACCGAGGTGGAACAAAA gtactggatggatggagaacCAAATGACCGTGGATACCAGGGAGAAGACTGTGGTATTACAGTTTATAACTCCGATAATCCCTGGCAGACCCGTATTGACGCTGGTTGCTACCGGCACAAAAAGCATTGGATATGTGAAATGTAG
- the LOC119504302 gene encoding C-type lectin domain family 12 member B-like isoform X2 translates to MENPQRSTDDGQKRSFTPKSSQVFFNTGGHFHYKKFGQGGDGCNRLVLLCLGLLNVVLLIFAVVIGINCAKVTEGSLQASHSAATQLINDLNYLRSNYSDVIKAEEEAKNALERALKNHAQIKVQIEKQKTINDNYHRQFEALRTEQISLQSNISALEGSCGICPSGWTHFNSSCYFFSSTESSTTKKNWHDSRADCIRRGADLVVIDNQEEQVLDGWRTK, encoded by the exons aTGGAGAATCCACAAAGAAGCACAGATGATGGGCAGAAAAGATCATTTACACCAAAGTCTTCTCAAGTTTTCTTCAACACTGGTGGACATTTTCACTACAAAAAGTTTGGACAAG GTGGAGATGGATGCAACCGACTGGTTTTACTCTGCTTGGGTCTTCTCAATGTTGTTCTGCTGATATTTGCGGTTGTTATTGGGATTAACT GTGCCAAAGTCACTGAGGGTTCCCTCCAGGCTTCACACTCAGCTGCAACACAGCTCATCAATGATCTCAACTATCTCCGCAGCAACTACAGCGATGTGATCAAAGCCGAAGAGGAGGCCAAGAACGCGTTAGAGAGAGCGCTCAAAAACCATGCACAAATAAAAGTGCAAATTGAGAAGCAGAAGACCATCAATGACAATTATCACAGACAGTTTGAGGCACTGCGAACAGAGCAGATAAGTCTGCAGTCCAACATATCGGCTTTGG AGGGAAGCTGTGGTATATGCCCCTCCGGATGGACTCATTTCAACTCATCCTGCTATTTCTTTTCTTCCACTGAGTCCTCTACTACAAAAAAGAACTGGCACGATAGCAGAGCAGACTGTATCAGACGTGGAGCCGACCTGGTTGTGATCGATAACCAGGAGGAGCAG gtactggatggatggagaacCAAATGA
- the LOC119475006 gene encoding low affinity immunoglobulin epsilon Fc receptor-like has product MENPQRSTDDGQKRSFTPKFSQVFFNTGGHFRYKMFGQGGDGCNRLVLLCLGLLNVVLLIFAVVIGINCAKVTEGSLQASHSAATQLINDLNYLRSNYSDVIKAEEEAKNALERALKNHAQIKVQIEKQKTINDNYHRQFEALRTEQISLQSNISALEGSCGICLSGWIHLNSSCYFFSSTESSNTRKNWHDSRADCIRRGADLVVIDNQEEQKFVSLTIEPMEDGYAWEGYWIGLTDTEIEGQWVWINNVTEVEQKYWMDGEPNDRGYQGEDCGITVYNSDNPWQTRIDAGCYRHKKHWICEM; this is encoded by the exons aTGGAGAATCCACAAAGAAGCACAGATGATGGGCAGAAAAGATCATTTACACCAAAGTTTTCTCAAGTTTTCTTCAACACTGGTGGACATTTTCGCTACAAAATGTTTGGACAAG GTGGAGATGGATGCAACCGACTGGTTTTACTCTGCTTGGGTCTTCTCAATGTTGTTCTGCTGATATTTGCGGTTGTTATTGGGATTAACT GTGCCAAAGTCACTGAGGGTTCCCTCCAGGCTTCACACTCAGCTGCAACACAGCTCATCAATGATCTCAACTATCTCCGCAGCAACTACAGCGATGTGATCAAAGCCGAAGAGGAGGCCAAGAACGCGTTAGAGAGAGCGCTCAAAAACCATGCACAAATAAAGGTGCAAATTGAGAAGCAGAAGACCATCAATGACAATTATCACAGACAGTTTGAGGCACTGCGAACAGAGCAGATAAGTCTGCAGTCCAACATATCGGCTTTGG AGGGAAGCTGTGGTATATGCCTCTCCGGATGGATTCATCTCAACTCATCCTGCTATTTCTTTTCTTCCACTGAGTCCTCTAATACGCGAAAGAACTGGCACGATAGCAGAGCAGACTGTATCAGACGTGGAGCCGACCTGGTTGTGATCGATAACCAGGAGGAGCAG AAATTTGTGAGTCTCACCATTGAACCAATGGAAGACGGCTATGCGTGGGAGGGATACTGGATTGGTCTCACTGACACAGAGATAGAGGGGCAATGGGTCTGGATTAATAATGTCACCGAGGTGGAACAAAA gtactggatggatggagaacCAAATGACCGTGGATACCAGGGAGAAGACTGTGGTATTACAGTTTATAACTCCGATAATCCCTGGCAGACCCGTATTGACGCTGGTTGCTACCGGCACAAAAAGCATTGGATATGTGAAATGTAG